Proteins encoded in a region of the Homo sapiens chromosome 9, GRCh38.p14 Primary Assembly genome:
- the PLGRKT gene encoding plasminogen receptor (KT) isoform X2: protein MQSEMRERQMAMQIAWSREFLKYFGTFFGLAAISLTAGAIKKKKPAFLVPIVPLSFILTYQYDLGYGTLLERMKGEAEDILETEKSKLQLPRGMITFESIEKARKEQSRFFIDK from the exons ATGCAGAGTGAAATGAGGGAAAGACAAATGGCCATGCAGATTGCGTGGTCTCGGGAATTCCTCAAATATTTTGGAACTTTTTTTGGCCTTGCAGCCATCTCTTTAACAGCTGG AgcgattaaaaaaaagaagccagccTTCCTGGTCCCGATTGTTCCATTAAGCTTTATCCTCACCTACCAGTATGACTTGGGCTATGGAACCCttttagaaagaatgaaag GTGAAGCTGAGGACATACTGGAAACAGAAAAGAGTAAATTGCAGCTGCCAAGAGGAATGATCACTTTTGAAAGCATTGAAAAAGCCAGAAAGGAACAGAGTAGATTCTTCATAGACAAATGA